The Streptomyces sp. NBC_01275 genome has a segment encoding these proteins:
- a CDS encoding ATP-binding cassette domain-containing protein, translating into MSATRAPAVEARRLVKTYRGDVTALNGLDITVEPGTVFGLLGPNGAGKSTTVKILTTLARPDSGSAAVAGHDVLRHPDRVRRAIGVVAQKSGADPVATGRENLRLQGRLYGMKGAALDRRVDELLDRFTLAEAARRPVRGYSGGMLRRLDVALGLVHRPEVLFLDEPTTGLDPEARGAMWDEIGRLAGEEGLTILLTTHYLEEADRLAERVAIVDRGRIVVTGTPDSLKGELRGDAVHMELRRAPGDAGRTLLEDALGAVPGVHEVLCEGRRVSVRADDGAAAVPALLGALERAGVGVATATVARPSLDDVYLRYAGRRYAEAGTDAGAGSLVLAGGAR; encoded by the coding sequence ATGAGCGCAACACGCGCGCCTGCCGTCGAGGCACGGCGACTCGTCAAGACCTACCGCGGAGACGTCACCGCCCTCAACGGCCTGGACATCACCGTCGAGCCCGGCACGGTCTTCGGACTCCTCGGCCCCAACGGCGCCGGCAAGTCCACCACCGTCAAGATCCTCACCACCCTGGCCCGCCCCGACTCCGGCTCGGCCGCCGTCGCCGGCCACGACGTGCTGCGCCACCCGGACCGGGTGCGCCGAGCCATCGGCGTGGTCGCCCAGAAGTCCGGCGCCGACCCGGTCGCCACCGGCCGCGAGAACCTCCGCCTGCAGGGCAGGCTCTACGGCATGAAGGGCGCCGCGCTCGACCGCCGCGTCGACGAGCTGCTCGACCGCTTCACGCTCGCCGAAGCCGCCCGACGCCCCGTCAGGGGCTACTCCGGCGGCATGCTGCGCCGCCTCGACGTCGCGCTCGGCCTGGTGCACCGCCCCGAGGTGCTCTTCCTCGACGAGCCCACCACCGGCCTCGACCCCGAGGCCCGCGGCGCGATGTGGGACGAGATCGGCCGGCTGGCCGGCGAGGAGGGCCTGACGATCCTGCTCACCACGCACTATCTGGAGGAGGCCGACCGGCTCGCCGAGCGCGTCGCCATCGTCGACCGCGGCCGGATCGTCGTCACGGGCACGCCCGACTCCCTCAAGGGCGAACTCCGCGGCGACGCCGTGCACATGGAACTGCGCAGGGCCCCCGGCGACGCCGGCCGCACCCTGCTGGAGGACGCCCTGGGCGCGGTGCCGGGCGTGCACGAGGTGCTGTGCGAAGGCCGCCGGGTCAGCGTCCGCGCCGACGACGGAGCGGCCGCCGTGCCCGCGCTGCTCGGCGCGCTGGAGCGGGCCGGCGTCGGCGTCGCCACGGCGACCGTCGCCCGCCCCTCCCTCGACGACGTCTATCTGCGGTACGCGGGCCGCAGGTACGCGGAGGCCGGAACCGACGCCGGCGCCGGCTCCCTCGTCCTCGCGGGAGGTGCGCGATGA
- a CDS encoding PadR family transcriptional regulator: MTRKHRKLRNPLALAVLTTLLQKPMHPYEIAQTLRNQGKDTSTKTNYGSLYTVVQNLEKYGFVEVTGVERQGNRPERTVYGLTGEGREEMAEWLSDLLAIPAKEYPIFETALSLMAALPPDDVVSLLQTRLSSLEVQVASGRGALEKLSKTLPRLFLVEVEYQLHMVEAQAEWVAGFIEELTHGSLPGVDQWQRFHETGEMPTESRP, from the coding sequence GTGACGAGGAAGCACCGCAAGCTCAGGAACCCGCTGGCGCTCGCCGTCCTGACGACGCTCCTGCAGAAGCCGATGCACCCGTACGAGATCGCCCAGACCCTGCGCAACCAGGGCAAGGACACCAGCACGAAGACCAACTACGGCTCGCTCTACACCGTCGTGCAGAACCTCGAGAAGTACGGCTTCGTCGAGGTGACCGGTGTGGAGCGCCAGGGCAACCGCCCCGAGCGCACGGTCTACGGGCTCACCGGGGAGGGGCGCGAGGAGATGGCCGAGTGGCTGTCCGACCTGCTCGCCATCCCGGCGAAGGAGTACCCGATCTTCGAGACGGCGCTCTCGCTGATGGCCGCGCTGCCGCCCGACGACGTGGTGAGCCTGCTGCAGACGCGGCTCAGCTCGCTCGAAGTGCAGGTGGCGAGCGGCCGGGGCGCTCTCGAGAAGCTCTCCAAGACGCTGCCGAGGCTGTTCCTCGTCGAGGTCGAGTACCAACTGCACATGGTCGAGGCGCAGGCGGAGTGGGTCGCCGGCTTCATCGAGGAGCTCACGCACGGTTCGCTGCCCGGCGTCGACCAGTGGCAGCGGTTCCATGAGACGGGGGAGATGCCCACCGAGTCCAGACCGTGA
- a CDS encoding amino acid permease has translation MTTTTPSDVRPDPPHPTESADGSLAEFGYRQELHRSLGRYASFAAGFSFISVLTTVFQFFAFGYAFGGPVFFWAWPVVLVGQLLVAACFAELAARYPISGAIYQWSSRLSTPSFGWFAGWIMVIGQVVVVAAAALALQMVLPAIWSGFQLIGTDPAPTSSDGAANAALLGVILLVLTTLVNVLDNRVMSVINRVGVTAEIIGAVLIVVLLLTHSERTPSITFHTEGAAQNGLFGALLVGSFTAAYVMIGFDSAGEMSEETHHPRRTAPRTILTALGAAGLLGGLIVLGGLLAAPSLTDGRLGVDGLSYVLTSSLGDGVGKALLADVVVAIAVATLAIQTAACRMLFSMARDGQLPFSGRLARVNPRTGMPSAPALVVGGLAGALLLLNFASPEAFLAIGTTCIVMLYLAYAMVTGPLLVRRLRGQFSSAGVDETGARLFSLGRWGVPVNALALLYGLLMTINLAWPRAAVYDPAGGHWYFQWFTVLFLGGTIAAGAAFRMFRKFRTYGSTAP, from the coding sequence GTGACGACAACGACACCCTCCGACGTACGCCCCGACCCGCCGCACCCGACCGAGTCCGCCGACGGCTCCCTCGCGGAGTTCGGCTACCGCCAGGAGCTGCACCGCAGCCTGGGCCGGTACGCCTCGTTCGCCGCCGGGTTCTCCTTCATCTCCGTCCTGACGACCGTCTTCCAGTTCTTCGCCTTCGGGTACGCCTTCGGCGGCCCCGTCTTCTTCTGGGCCTGGCCCGTCGTGCTGGTCGGACAGCTGCTGGTGGCCGCGTGCTTCGCGGAGCTGGCGGCGCGCTATCCGATCTCCGGCGCGATCTACCAGTGGTCGTCGCGGCTGTCGACGCCCTCGTTCGGCTGGTTCGCCGGCTGGATCATGGTGATCGGGCAGGTCGTGGTGGTCGCCGCGGCCGCGCTCGCCCTGCAGATGGTGCTGCCCGCGATCTGGTCCGGCTTCCAGCTGATCGGCACCGACCCCGCGCCCACCTCCTCGGACGGCGCGGCCAACGCGGCCCTCCTCGGCGTGATCCTGCTCGTGCTGACGACGCTGGTGAACGTCCTGGACAACCGCGTGATGTCCGTGATCAACCGGGTCGGCGTCACCGCCGAGATCATCGGCGCGGTCCTCATCGTCGTCCTGCTGCTCACCCACTCCGAGCGCACGCCCAGCATCACCTTCCACACCGAGGGGGCCGCGCAGAACGGGCTGTTCGGGGCGCTGCTCGTCGGCTCGTTCACGGCCGCCTACGTGATGATCGGCTTCGACAGCGCGGGCGAGATGAGCGAGGAGACGCACCATCCACGCCGTACCGCGCCCCGCACCATCCTCACCGCGCTCGGCGCGGCCGGACTGCTAGGCGGTCTGATCGTGCTGGGCGGACTGCTCGCCGCGCCCAGCCTCACCGACGGACGGCTGGGCGTCGACGGGCTCAGCTACGTCCTCACCAGCAGCCTCGGCGACGGCGTCGGCAAGGCGCTGCTCGCGGACGTGGTGGTCGCGATCGCGGTCGCGACGCTCGCCATCCAGACGGCTGCCTGCCGGATGCTGTTCTCCATGGCCCGCGACGGACAGCTGCCCTTCTCCGGCCGCCTCGCGCGCGTGAACCCGCGTACGGGCATGCCGAGCGCCCCGGCGCTGGTGGTCGGCGGCCTGGCCGGCGCACTGCTGCTGCTCAACTTCGCCTCCCCGGAGGCGTTCCTGGCCATCGGCACGACCTGCATCGTGATGCTCTACCTGGCGTACGCCATGGTCACCGGGCCGCTGCTGGTGCGCCGGCTGCGCGGCCAGTTCTCGTCGGCCGGCGTCGACGAGACCGGCGCGCGTCTGTTCTCCCTCGGCCGCTGGGGCGTCCCCGTCAACGCCCTCGCCCTGCTCTACGGCCTGCTGATGACGATCAACCTGGCCTGGCCGCGGGCGGCGGTCTACGACCCGGCGGGCGGCCACTGGTACTTCCAGTGGTTCACGGTGCTGTTCCTCGGCGGCACGATCGCGGCGGGCGCGGCGTTTCGGATGTTCCGGAAGTTCCGGACGTACGGTTCGACGGCGCCCTGA
- a CDS encoding GNAT family N-acetyltransferase — MPDLTGPVLPAGTLAGRPQPVLPTGDGLVLRPWRAEDAPAVHAAFQDPLIHQWHVRSADSVAEVAGWIEEWTAGWAGERIAQWAVADADTDRLLGRAALREIHLGDGMAEVAYWTTAAARGRGVAARATTALARWALDEIGLHRLELLHATANQASCRVAAKAGFTLEGTKRSALLHVDGWHDMHLHARVRGD; from the coding sequence ATGCCCGATCTCACCGGCCCCGTCCTGCCCGCCGGAACCCTCGCCGGCCGCCCGCAGCCCGTGCTCCCCACCGGCGACGGGCTGGTCCTGCGCCCCTGGCGGGCCGAGGACGCGCCCGCCGTCCACGCGGCCTTCCAGGACCCGCTCATCCACCAGTGGCACGTCCGCTCCGCCGACTCCGTGGCGGAGGTCGCCGGCTGGATCGAGGAGTGGACGGCGGGCTGGGCGGGGGAGCGCATCGCCCAGTGGGCCGTCGCCGACGCGGACACCGACCGGCTGCTGGGGCGGGCGGCCCTGCGCGAGATCCATCTCGGCGACGGCATGGCCGAGGTCGCCTACTGGACGACGGCCGCGGCCCGGGGCCGGGGCGTCGCCGCCCGCGCCACGACCGCCCTCGCCCGCTGGGCCCTCGACGAGATCGGCCTCCACCGCCTGGAGCTGCTGCACGCCACCGCCAACCAGGCCTCCTGCCGCGTCGCCGCGAAGGCCGGCTTCACCCTGGAAGGCACCAAGCGCAGCGCCCTCCTGCACGTGGACGGCTGGCACGACATGCACCTGCACGCGCGCGTACGGGGCGACTGA